The proteins below come from a single Mya arenaria isolate MELC-2E11 chromosome 8, ASM2691426v1 genomic window:
- the LOC128244509 gene encoding KRAB-A domain-containing protein 2-like has protein sequence MELGYSYQGAQNMKEAIRRKRKQLGCLPRSKYDIIVRCLNGSFDVPVKKRTPEENNCLAMIRKRKDFELGDRGSLLCGGKQVLVKEDLPRFVEKMFMENKGCGARVIYNKLKVNYTGFSEQAILEILYNSKYYHEKYPRFTNKPTPKTITEEEPGKRWQIDLINMKNQSVSYKGSTYSYILQVVDVYSRYVMPKPLKTKSSREVAKALEDVLMVNLAPDIIQCDNGLEFKGPSMKLLLNKYNIKMINSRPYHPQSQGKCERSNSVIKAKILFATKSKRGFNWVEGLQDLAYAINTSFKRVLGGLTPFEAYYGRSHVFTKERHSSREIKKTIRRANKKAYRSLLKNATSPSKYKSGQKQRSYFGNKRNHQGAKMGKRMAAFAC, from the exons atgAAGGAAGCAATTAGGAGAAAAAGGAAGCAATTAGGGTGCTTGCCCAGGTCGAAGTACGACATTATTGTCAGATGTTTAAACGGATCGTTCGATGTCCCTGTGAAGAAACGGACACCTGAAGAGAATAATTGTTTGGCCATGATTAGAAAACGTAAGGACTTCGAGCTTGGTGACCGGGGTTCTTTATTGTGTGGCGGAAAGCAAGTCCTTGTGAAAGAAGATCTTCCTAGATTTGTTGAGAAGATGTTCATGGAAAACAAAGGATGTGGAGCAAGGGTTATTTACaacaaactgaaagtaaattacACGGGGTTCTCGGAACAAGCTATCCTTGAAATACTGTACAATAGCAAGTATTACCATGAGAAGTATCCGAGATTTACAAACAAGCCAACGCCAAAGACAATTACAGAAGAGGAACCAGGCAAAAGATGGCAGATTGACTTAATTAACATGAAAAATCAAAGTGTTAGCTACAAGGGGTCCACATACAGTTATATTCTACAAGTCGTGGACGTTTATTCTAGGTACGTTATGCCAAAACCCCTGAAAACGAAGAGTTCGCGTGAAGTTGCAAAGGCATTAGAGGACGTGTTGATGGTTAACCTTGCCCCTGACATCATCCAATGTGACAACGGACTGGAATTTAAAGGCCCTAGTATGAAACTTTTGTTGAACAAGTACAACATCAAAATGATCAATAGTAGGCCGTATCATCCTCAATCACAGGGCAAGTGTGAAAGGTCAAACAGTGTTATAAAGGCCAAGATTCTATTTGCAACAAAAAGTAAACGTGGATTTAACTGGGTCGAAGGGCTTCAAGATTTAGCCTATGCCATAAACACAAGTTTCAAACGAGTTCTTGGGGGTCTCACGCCCTTTGAAGCCTACTACGGAAGAAGTCATGTTTTTACCAAAGAACGTCATAGTTCTcgtgaaataaagaaaaccatACGGCGAGCAAATAAAAAGGCTTACAGGTCGCTGTTGAAAAACGCAACTTCCCCAAGCAAGTACAAA AGCGGGCAGAAACAGCGGTCTTATTTCGGCAATAAAAGAAATCATCAAGGGGCCAAAATGGGCAAACGCATGGCTGCGTTTGCGTGTTAG